Proteins encoded together in one Heliomicrobium gestii window:
- a CDS encoding spore coat protein → MLQQGQQVYASPVNAFGTNLGGGIAGMGRAMASGATTGMGMNAAGGQQQFGAHEVLMVHEVLQDTIDGLNKFELYRSHVKDSQLARILDNQIQFMRTCYQNTVNYLHHKGQSSAVPYRIPRTSSPAYGLRNPQPQEPNTSVNQMDDRDVASGMLGSAKWSAVLHTQAALECADPTLRAMMVSGAQSCINKAYELFQFMNQRGMYQVPTLADKTTNTFIHSYQSPQGMGMQMQMQ, encoded by the coding sequence ATGCTACAACAGGGACAACAGGTATACGCCTCGCCGGTGAACGCCTTTGGAACCAACCTGGGCGGCGGGATCGCCGGCATGGGCCGCGCCATGGCATCGGGCGCCACGACCGGCATGGGCATGAACGCGGCCGGCGGGCAGCAGCAGTTCGGCGCTCATGAGGTGTTGATGGTTCATGAGGTCCTGCAAGACACGATCGACGGGCTCAACAAGTTCGAACTCTACCGCTCCCATGTGAAGGATTCGCAACTGGCCCGGATTTTGGATAACCAGATCCAGTTCATGCGCACCTGTTACCAGAATACGGTCAACTACCTGCACCATAAAGGACAGAGCAGCGCCGTTCCGTACCGGATACCGCGCACTTCGAGCCCTGCTTACGGGTTGCGCAATCCCCAACCGCAGGAGCCCAACACCTCGGTGAACCAGATGGATGACCGCGATGTGGCTTCGGGGATGTTGGGAAGCGCCAAGTGGTCGGCCGTCTTGCACACCCAGGCGGCCCTCGAATGCGCCGATCCGACGCTGCGGGCGATGATGGTCAGCGGCGCTCAGTCCTGCATCAATAAGGCCTATGAGCTCTTCCAGTTTATGAATCAGCGCGGCATGTATCAGGTGCCGACGTTGGCGGATAAGACGACGAATACCTTCATCCACTCCTACCAGTCGCCGCAAGGCATGGGCATGCAGATGCAAATGCAGTAA
- a CDS encoding VanW family protein — protein sequence MRFLIAGLIAGLFLGAYPFLFAQGLLSGLPLGHSDSKADHPPQVQPSPEDVSQENTHSQPEEAVQEHPYGRPVKGPLHWEQDPRFLEVCAKQNATIRMGAFQTRLPDPLPGEEFNAAYAADLLAGTIIEPNQVFSMNNTIGPYTKQRGYQEGPSYVGSKVVTTIGGGVCKVATTLYNAAVLANLKIVERHPHLMQVPYVPPGQDAAVFYGAQDIKVKNDTKSPVVIWANANMDENTLYVAFYGSVAPPKVIWHHKILNRQKAPTLYRANTGLNEGEEKVLVDGAEGLQVKSWLTIEQSDSKIMTKNLGVDYYKPMPRVIERKSKT from the coding sequence ATGCGCTTTCTCATCGCTGGATTGATTGCCGGACTTTTTTTAGGGGCATACCCGTTTTTATTCGCCCAAGGCTTGTTGAGCGGGTTGCCTCTCGGACATTCAGACTCAAAAGCCGATCATCCGCCCCAGGTCCAACCATCACCGGAAGATGTATCTCAAGAGAATACCCATTCGCAACCAGAAGAAGCAGTTCAGGAGCACCCCTACGGTCGACCAGTAAAGGGCCCCCTTCACTGGGAACAGGACCCACGTTTTTTGGAGGTTTGCGCAAAACAGAATGCCACCATCCGCATGGGCGCTTTTCAAACAAGACTGCCAGACCCGCTGCCCGGCGAAGAGTTTAACGCCGCTTATGCGGCTGACCTCTTGGCCGGCACAATCATCGAACCGAATCAGGTGTTTTCCATGAACAATACGATCGGTCCTTACACCAAACAGCGCGGTTATCAGGAAGGTCCCTCATATGTGGGTTCGAAGGTTGTGACAACCATTGGCGGAGGTGTCTGCAAAGTTGCCACCACCCTGTACAACGCGGCTGTCCTGGCGAATCTGAAAATCGTCGAGCGGCATCCCCATCTGATGCAAGTCCCCTATGTGCCGCCGGGACAAGATGCGGCTGTTTTTTACGGCGCCCAAGACATTAAGGTCAAAAACGACACCAAGAGCCCGGTGGTGATCTGGGCGAATGCCAATATGGATGAAAATACACTTTACGTCGCCTTTTACGGAAGCGTTGCCCCTCCAAAAGTGATTTGGCATCATAAGATTCTAAACCGTCAGAAAGCGCCGACGCTCTACCGCGCCAACACCGGTCTGAACGAAGGCGAAGAAAAGGTGCTCGTCGATGGCGCTGAGGGATTACAAGTAAAGTCTTGGCTGACGATTGAACAGAGCGATTCGAAAATCATGACAAAAAATCTCGGTGTGGACTATTACAAACCGATGCCAAGAGTAATCGAACGGAAGTCAAAAACTTAG
- a CDS encoding EamA family transporter — translation MYAFWLAFFGSVCWGLAPIFGKVGLRGIPTIDGLAARTLITILLVGLWVLISGNIARISEISTKSWFFLGLEAFFATFAGDLAYYAAIKRGDIGQTAIVLASSPFISVFAGSFFLGETLTMMKLAGAALIVLGVVLIGFDAMG, via the coding sequence TTGTATGCCTTTTGGCTCGCCTTTTTTGGCTCCGTCTGTTGGGGGCTGGCGCCAATCTTCGGGAAAGTGGGACTGAGAGGGATCCCCACTATCGACGGGTTGGCTGCCCGCACGCTGATCACGATACTGCTTGTCGGCTTATGGGTGTTGATCAGCGGAAACATCGCTCGCATCAGTGAGATCAGCACGAAGAGTTGGTTTTTTCTTGGATTGGAAGCCTTTTTCGCGACCTTCGCCGGTGACTTGGCCTATTATGCGGCGATCAAAAGGGGGGATATCGGCCAGACGGCCATCGTCCTGGCGTCGTCTCCCTTTATCAGCGTTTTTGCCGGGTCTTTTTTTCTGGGGGAAACGTTGACGATGATGAAGCTGGCCGGCGCTGCCCTGATCGTCTTGGGCGTCGTCCTGATCGGATTCGATGCCATGGGATGA
- a CDS encoding aspartate aminotransferase family protein, translating into MTTVMESYEQYVNPAAARLFRLMGMSAAAVRAEGSFVYDEAGREYVDFLGNFGVLSLGHRHPRVIAAALDQLNRMAQTARFLLDEPTARLAETLARITPGDLQCCFFGNSGAEAVEAALKIARLATGKRRFISTLNSFHGKTFGALSVSGREPFRAPFHPLLFPVTHVPFGDISALEKALAKESDVAAFIVEPVQGEGGVVTPPPGYLSEASALCLQAGALLIVDEVQTGLGRTGRLFACEEEGVVPDLLCLAKALGGGVMPIGATVGRPAVWAALSDHPWLHTSTFGGNPLACAAALAAIEVTLEEDLAGQARAKGDWLLGRLEALASRHTRVIDGVRGRGLLIGVEVTKEGAGGLIISRMVAERIIVGYTLNNPRVIRLEPPLNVPWEVLERVTAVLEEAVKEAETYIDDL; encoded by the coding sequence GTGACCACTGTCATGGAGTCCTATGAACAGTATGTCAATCCGGCTGCGGCGCGGCTGTTTCGCCTGATGGGGATGAGCGCCGCCGCTGTGCGGGCCGAAGGGAGCTTCGTCTATGACGAAGCGGGGAGGGAGTATGTCGATTTTCTTGGAAATTTCGGCGTTCTCAGCCTAGGGCACCGCCATCCTCGCGTGATCGCCGCTGCGCTGGATCAGTTGAACCGGATGGCACAAACGGCGCGGTTTTTATTGGACGAGCCGACGGCCCGCCTGGCCGAAACCCTGGCGCGCATCACACCCGGCGATCTGCAGTGTTGTTTTTTCGGTAATTCCGGCGCCGAAGCGGTGGAGGCGGCCCTGAAGATCGCCCGACTCGCCACAGGGAAAAGAAGGTTTATATCGACGCTGAACAGCTTTCATGGCAAGACTTTCGGCGCTTTAAGCGTCTCCGGCCGGGAACCGTTCCGGGCGCCCTTTCATCCCTTGCTGTTCCCGGTGACCCATGTGCCTTTCGGCGACATCTCGGCTCTCGAAAAGGCGTTGGCGAAGGAGAGCGATGTGGCCGCCTTTATCGTCGAACCGGTGCAAGGCGAAGGCGGCGTAGTGACGCCCCCGCCGGGGTACCTCAGCGAGGCGTCAGCCCTTTGCCTCCAGGCGGGAGCGCTCCTGATCGTCGATGAGGTGCAGACCGGTCTGGGGCGGACAGGGAGGCTCTTTGCCTGTGAGGAGGAGGGCGTCGTGCCAGACCTGCTCTGCCTGGCCAAGGCGCTCGGCGGCGGCGTCATGCCCATCGGCGCGACGGTCGGCCGCCCTGCCGTCTGGGCGGCGCTGTCGGATCATCCCTGGTTGCACACGAGCACCTTCGGTGGTAACCCCTTGGCGTGCGCCGCTGCCTTGGCCGCGATTGAGGTGACACTGGAAGAGGATTTGGCGGGGCAGGCGCGGGCGAAGGGCGACTGGCTTCTCGGTCGGCTGGAGGCGCTGGCGAGCCGGCATACCCGGGTGATCGACGGCGTACGCGGTCGCGGCTTGTTGATCGGAGTGGAGGTGACCAAGGAAGGCGCCGGAGGACTCATCATCAGCCGGATGGTGGCAGAGCGGATCATCGTCGGTTATACGCTGAACAATCCTCGGGTGATCCGCCTGGAACCGCCCCTGAACGTGCCTTGGGAGGTTCTTGAACGGGTGACTGCGGTGTTGGAAGAGGCGGTCAAGGAGGCGGAAACTTACATAGACGATCTGTGA
- a CDS encoding aromatase/cyclase gives MPYVEESLWIGGSVRSVYALACRMEDYPLFMSDVRSVCVVERGEGYTVTDWETDADGRLFRWRERDDFLPDEGRIIYRQIEGDVKRFEGEWRFREQGEGCEVTLTVDFDLGIPMLAPLLHPILVKKVRENSRAMLFAIKEKVEG, from the coding sequence ATGCCCTATGTAGAAGAAAGCCTGTGGATCGGGGGATCGGTGCGCAGCGTCTACGCATTAGCCTGCCGGATGGAGGACTATCCCCTCTTTATGTCCGATGTGCGCTCTGTCTGCGTCGTCGAGCGCGGTGAAGGGTATACGGTGACCGATTGGGAGACCGATGCCGACGGGCGTCTCTTCCGGTGGCGCGAACGGGACGATTTCCTCCCCGATGAGGGGCGGATCATCTACCGGCAGATCGAAGGGGATGTAAAACGCTTCGAGGGGGAGTGGCGTTTTCGGGAACAGGGAGAGGGATGTGAAGTGACCCTGACCGTTGACTTCGATCTGGGCATCCCGATGCTGGCGCCGCTGCTGCACCCGATCCTGGTGAAAAAGGTGCGGGAGAACTCGCGGGCCATGCTGTTCGCCATCAAGGAAAAGGTAGAAGGGTAA
- a CDS encoding L,D-transpeptidase codes for MQRKLLFSFIFTGALLLAAGLNLPSQRAEAAETNPSLYTVQAGDTLYRVAVNHGLSLSALKGANSLSGDAIYPGQALHLPGVSGGPNIYTVQQSDSLYLISQKYGVTVDALKQNNNMGSSLISPGRVLAIPRSPLADIVKAKGVSPSTLSIFVDKSDHTLSIMSNGKALKAYHVELGEGGLGDKQVQGDRKTPEGNLYITEKIVYSPADEFLGTRWMRLSYPNIEAGERGLAQGLIDQQTYNAIVYANNNGLTPPQETALGGAVGIHGGSSVEFGKDWTYGCVGLSNRDVEEIYPLVSVGTAVHIQK; via the coding sequence ATGCAACGAAAACTCCTATTTTCCTTTATATTCACCGGCGCACTCTTGCTTGCCGCGGGATTGAACCTCCCGTCCCAACGCGCTGAAGCTGCCGAAACCAACCCCAGCCTCTATACCGTACAAGCAGGCGATACCCTTTACCGGGTGGCCGTCAACCACGGTCTTTCCCTGTCGGCGCTGAAGGGCGCCAACAGCCTGTCCGGAGATGCCATCTATCCGGGTCAGGCGCTGCATCTGCCCGGGGTGTCCGGCGGTCCGAACATCTACACGGTCCAGCAGAGCGATTCTCTCTATTTGATTTCCCAAAAATACGGCGTCACTGTTGATGCCTTGAAACAAAACAACAACATGGGCTCCAGCCTGATCTCGCCGGGACGAGTGCTGGCGATCCCCCGCAGCCCGCTGGCTGACATCGTCAAGGCCAAAGGAGTCAGTCCGTCCACCCTGTCCATTTTCGTGGACAAGTCGGACCACACCCTCTCCATCATGTCCAACGGCAAAGCGCTGAAAGCCTATCACGTGGAACTGGGCGAAGGCGGCCTCGGTGACAAGCAGGTGCAGGGTGACCGCAAAACGCCGGAAGGCAACCTGTATATCACAGAAAAAATCGTCTATAGCCCTGCCGATGAGTTCCTGGGCACCCGCTGGATGCGCCTCAGCTACCCGAACATCGAAGCCGGTGAACGCGGTCTCGCCCAAGGTCTGATCGATCAGCAGACCTACAATGCCATCGTCTATGCCAACAACAACGGCCTCACACCGCCGCAGGAGACGGCGCTGGGCGGCGCTGTCGGGATTCACGGCGGCAGTTCCGTCGAGTTCGGCAAAGACTGGACCTATGGCTGTGTCGGTCTGTCCAACCGGGATGTGGAAGAGATCTACCCGCTGGTTTCCGTCGGAACAGCCGTCCACATTCAAAAATAA
- a CDS encoding polyprenyl synthetase family protein, producing MSIRMWESILPELSKVRARLDDRMPEISKQHLRFMGLGSYDVHKMFPAILVLLATRMFGAPSLQANCLASAVQFIQTGTDIHRTIPDEGRGLRHLEQATIPFSVLVGDLYYSQFLSLLCEGELLEYLTPISRMVCRVHEGGVLRKELVEPGFATDEHIMSMREMEFASLPALSCRIAGELCGASPRQLAALEQLGRAVGLLAGCRMLAAPSDEVAEWLDEAHEALCALPQGAMAEAFRVLLSQLDGCARHDGLKLPLEKPLLEGIVKPRVVVV from the coding sequence ATGTCAATCAGAATGTGGGAGTCGATCCTGCCTGAATTGTCGAAGGTGCGGGCCCGTCTTGATGACCGTATGCCCGAAATTTCAAAACAACACCTTCGCTTCATGGGATTGGGTTCCTATGATGTGCACAAGATGTTTCCGGCCATTCTGGTGCTGCTCGCGACGCGTATGTTCGGCGCGCCCAGCCTGCAGGCCAACTGCCTGGCGAGCGCTGTCCAGTTTATCCAGACAGGAACGGATATTCACCGGACGATTCCCGATGAAGGTAGAGGCCTTCGCCACCTGGAGCAGGCGACGATTCCTTTCTCCGTGCTGGTGGGCGACCTTTACTACTCCCAGTTTCTATCCCTCCTCTGTGAAGGGGAACTGCTGGAGTACTTGACGCCGATCTCCCGGATGGTCTGCCGCGTCCATGAAGGCGGTGTCCTCCGGAAAGAGCTCGTCGAACCGGGATTCGCCACCGATGAGCATATCATGTCCATGCGTGAGATGGAATTTGCCAGCCTGCCGGCCCTGTCTTGCCGGATCGCCGGCGAACTCTGCGGCGCTTCGCCGAGGCAATTGGCGGCGCTGGAACAGTTGGGACGAGCCGTGGGCCTGCTGGCCGGCTGCCGGATGTTGGCGGCCCCGTCTGATGAGGTCGCCGAGTGGCTTGATGAAGCCCATGAGGCGCTCTGCGCGCTGCCCCAAGGGGCGATGGCCGAGGCATTCCGGGTTTTGCTGTCCCAGTTGGACGGCTGCGCCCGCCATGACGGCCTGAAGCTGCCCCTGGAAAAGCCGCTGCTGGAAGGCATCGTCAAGCCCAGAGTGGTTGTCGTGTGA
- a CDS encoding demethylmenaquinone methyltransferase, which yields MAEEFRSAEEKERFIQSTFSAIAARYDLMNQVMTFNSDTRWRRKAATLSRLPVGGAGLDVCCGTGELAQALAERVGAGGSVVGLDFNADMLTVAREKQREGKLARQIEFIQGNAMELPFPDNRFDTATIGFGLRNVPDFRQALREMTRVVKPGGTVVSLETSKPQSWPMKPLHGFYVDQLVPIIDRLSVGQKGPYAWLARSAQAFLPQEELSAVFREVGLTQVRYDNLFGGVAAIHVGFKPDRATH from the coding sequence ATGGCGGAGGAGTTCCGGTCTGCGGAGGAGAAGGAGCGGTTTATCCAATCCACTTTTTCCGCCATCGCCGCCCGATACGATTTGATGAACCAGGTGATGACCTTCAATTCCGACACCCGTTGGCGGCGCAAAGCGGCGACCCTGTCCCGGCTTCCCGTCGGCGGCGCCGGCCTGGATGTCTGTTGTGGCACGGGGGAATTGGCCCAGGCGCTGGCGGAACGGGTCGGCGCGGGGGGATCGGTCGTCGGCCTCGATTTCAACGCCGACATGCTGACCGTGGCCCGGGAGAAACAGCGGGAAGGCAAGCTGGCCCGGCAGATCGAGTTTATCCAGGGAAACGCCATGGAACTGCCTTTTCCCGATAACCGGTTTGATACGGCCACCATCGGCTTCGGCTTGCGCAATGTGCCCGATTTTCGCCAGGCGCTGCGGGAGATGACTCGCGTCGTCAAGCCGGGCGGCACGGTGGTTTCGCTGGAGACGTCAAAACCCCAGTCATGGCCGATGAAGCCCCTTCATGGGTTTTATGTGGATCAGCTGGTGCCCATCATCGACCGGCTGTCGGTGGGACAAAAGGGTCCCTACGCCTGGTTGGCCCGGTCGGCGCAGGCCTTCCTCCCTCAGGAGGAGTTGAGCGCTGTCTTCCGGGAGGTCGGTCTGACCCAGGTCCGCTATGATAATCTCTTTGGCGGTGTCGCCGCCATTCATGTCGGTTTCAAACCGGATAGAGCAACCCATTGA
- a CDS encoding menaquinone biosynthesis decarboxylase codes for MAFRDIREFIEELERRGWLKRIKAEVDPYLEIAEITDRVGKQGGPALLFENVKGSDMPVLTNTVTSYERLHLAMGVNHLDEIGDEIMSFLQVPDVSTSSFFDKLKALPKLAQIGNFLPKTVRTGPVKEVIDHDPDLTKIPVLTTWPDDGGPFITLPMVFTKDPVTGKRNVGMYRMQVYDRNTTGMHWHMHKQGAQHLAEAKGKSKRMEVAVALGGDPVLSYSATAPLPPGIDEMLLAGFLRKSPVEMVKCETVDIEVPANAEIVLEGYVDPEELRWEGPFGDHTGYYSLADYYPVFHVTCVTRRKNPIYPATVVGRPPMEDSYLGKATERIFLPLLKLVVPEVVDMNLPWEGGFHNLVVVSIKKKYPGHARKVMCSLWGMGQMMFAKTIVVVDEDVNVQDMSEVWWRLFNNIDPRRDIMFVDGPVDALDHAAPLPHYGSKMGIDGTRKWKSEGHTRDWPEVMVMSPEVREQVAKRWKEYGLD; via the coding sequence TTGGCTTTTCGCGACATTCGTGAGTTTATCGAGGAACTGGAGAGACGGGGCTGGCTGAAGCGCATCAAGGCCGAAGTGGATCCCTACCTGGAGATTGCCGAGATCACCGATCGAGTGGGCAAGCAGGGCGGTCCGGCCTTGCTCTTTGAAAACGTGAAGGGATCGGACATGCCTGTACTGACGAACACGGTCACCTCCTATGAACGCCTGCACCTGGCCATGGGTGTCAACCACCTCGACGAAATCGGCGACGAGATCATGAGCTTTCTCCAGGTTCCTGACGTGTCGACGTCATCGTTCTTCGATAAACTGAAAGCCCTGCCGAAGCTGGCCCAGATCGGGAACTTTTTGCCGAAGACGGTGCGCACCGGTCCGGTGAAAGAGGTTATCGACCATGACCCGGATCTGACCAAAATCCCGGTGCTGACCACCTGGCCCGACGATGGCGGCCCCTTTATCACCTTGCCCATGGTCTTCACCAAAGACCCGGTCACAGGCAAGCGCAATGTGGGCATGTACCGCATGCAGGTCTATGATCGCAATACGACGGGCATGCACTGGCACATGCACAAGCAGGGCGCCCAGCACTTGGCTGAGGCGAAAGGGAAGTCGAAGCGGATGGAGGTGGCCGTCGCCCTCGGCGGCGATCCGGTCCTTTCCTATTCGGCGACGGCGCCCCTGCCGCCCGGGATCGATGAGATGCTGCTGGCCGGCTTTTTGCGCAAAAGCCCCGTCGAGATGGTCAAGTGCGAGACTGTCGACATCGAGGTGCCGGCCAACGCCGAGATCGTCCTGGAAGGGTATGTCGATCCGGAGGAACTGCGCTGGGAAGGTCCCTTTGGCGACCACACGGGCTACTACTCGCTGGCTGATTACTACCCGGTCTTCCATGTCACCTGTGTCACCCGCCGCAAAAACCCCATCTACCCGGCGACGGTGGTGGGGCGTCCGCCCATGGAGGACAGCTACCTGGGCAAAGCGACGGAACGCATCTTCCTGCCGCTGCTGAAGCTGGTGGTGCCGGAAGTGGTGGACATGAACCTCCCCTGGGAGGGCGGCTTCCACAACCTGGTCGTCGTCTCCATCAAGAAGAAATACCCCGGCCATGCCCGCAAGGTCATGTGTTCCCTCTGGGGCATGGGCCAGATGATGTTTGCCAAGACGATTGTCGTCGTCGACGAGGATGTCAACGTGCAGGACATGAGCGAGGTCTGGTGGCGGCTGTTCAACAACATTGACCCGCGCCGGGACATCATGTTTGTCGATGGACCCGTCGACGCCCTCGATCATGCGGCGCCGCTGCCTCATTACGGTTCGAAAATGGGCATCGACGGCACCCGCAAGTGGAAGTCGGAAGGGCACACCCGCGACTGGCCTGAGGTGATGGTCATGTCGCCGGAGGTGCGTGAGCAGGTGGCGAAACGCTGGAAGGAATACGGTCTCGATTAA
- a CDS encoding UbiA-like polyprenyltransferase translates to MSNSTSALGRVGTFLEMIKFEHTIFALPFAYMGALLAQIRLPDWPVLFWITMAMVGARTAAMTLNRLIDRHIDRKNPRTANRAMARGIIGAGEAWFYVALSFVLLLFSAAMLNRTALLLSPLAVFVLVLYSYTKRFTWACHVVLGLALGAAPMGAWIGVNGAVDPPVVVLAFAVLFWSAGFDVIYACQDADFDRSQGLHSIPARFGIARGLMISRLLHVIAPALLLVVGLMLGLGTFYYAGVAISAGLLVYEHTLVSPKDLSRLDAAFFAMNGYISMTMFVFTLLDIFF, encoded by the coding sequence TTGTCCAATTCCACTAGCGCGTTGGGACGGGTCGGCACGTTCCTGGAAATGATCAAGTTTGAGCACACCATCTTTGCGCTGCCCTTTGCCTACATGGGCGCGTTGTTGGCCCAGATTCGCCTTCCCGACTGGCCGGTCCTCTTTTGGATCACCATGGCCATGGTGGGGGCGCGGACGGCGGCCATGACCTTGAACCGGCTCATCGACCGCCACATCGACCGGAAAAACCCGCGCACGGCCAACCGGGCCATGGCCCGGGGGATCATCGGCGCCGGCGAAGCCTGGTTCTACGTAGCCCTCAGCTTTGTGTTGCTGCTGTTTTCAGCAGCCATGCTCAACAGGACCGCCCTGTTGCTGTCACCGTTGGCCGTCTTTGTGCTCGTCCTCTACTCCTACACAAAACGGTTTACCTGGGCCTGCCACGTTGTGCTCGGCCTGGCCCTGGGGGCTGCGCCCATGGGCGCCTGGATCGGCGTCAACGGGGCGGTCGATCCGCCCGTCGTCGTGCTGGCCTTCGCCGTCCTCTTCTGGTCGGCCGGGTTCGACGTGATCTATGCCTGCCAGGATGCCGATTTTGACCGGTCGCAGGGACTTCATTCGATTCCCGCTCGCTTCGGCATCGCCCGGGGACTGATGATCTCGCGATTGCTCCATGTGATCGCGCCGGCGCTGTTGCTGGTCGTCGGCCTCATGCTCGGCCTGGGAACCTTTTACTATGCCGGTGTGGCGATCTCGGCCGGTCTGCTGGTCTATGAACATACCCTTGTGTCTCCCAAGGACCTGAGCCGTCTTGACGCTGCCTTCTTCGCCATGAACGGCTATATCAGCATGACCATGTTTGTATTTACCTTACTGGATATCTTTTTTTAA
- the mqnE gene encoding aminofutalosine synthase MqnE: protein MEGFFSHSPLADLIPKVQAGERLSREDGVRLFASDDLLTIGYLADLVRRRKNGDKVYFINNRHINPTNVCVNRCKLCAFGVDKGTEQAYLLDLETIEEKVRQSLASKPSEIHIVGGLDPDVPFQFQVDMLRRVKAIMPETIIQAFTAVEIDFFAGQTGKPVGEVLAILREAGLDSLPGGGAEVFSPRVREKICPKKISGDRWLEVHGEAHKLGMKTNATMLYGHIETPEERVDHLIRLREQQDKTGGFLTFIPLAFHPKNTELETMGLSRTTGYEDLKVLAVARLMLDNFDHIKAFWIMIGPKLAQVSLAFGVDDIDGTVVEEKITHAAGAEAGMVMTRRELVAMIRAAGRTPLERDTLYNIVRREF from the coding sequence ATGGAGGGTTTCTTTTCCCACAGCCCTCTGGCTGATCTGATTCCCAAGGTGCAGGCGGGGGAACGGCTTTCCAGAGAAGACGGGGTGCGCCTCTTCGCATCGGATGACCTGCTCACCATCGGCTACCTGGCCGATCTGGTCCGCCGGCGGAAGAACGGCGATAAGGTCTACTTCATCAACAACCGCCACATCAACCCGACCAATGTATGCGTCAACCGATGCAAGCTCTGCGCTTTCGGCGTCGACAAAGGAACCGAGCAGGCCTACCTCTTGGATCTGGAGACCATCGAGGAGAAGGTTCGCCAGTCCCTGGCGTCCAAGCCCTCGGAGATCCATATCGTCGGCGGTCTTGATCCAGACGTGCCCTTTCAGTTCCAGGTGGACATGCTCCGGCGGGTGAAGGCGATCATGCCGGAGACGATCATCCAGGCCTTTACGGCTGTGGAGATCGACTTCTTCGCCGGGCAGACAGGCAAACCGGTGGGCGAGGTGCTGGCGATCCTGCGGGAAGCCGGGTTGGATTCCCTGCCAGGCGGCGGCGCTGAAGTCTTCAGCCCCCGTGTCCGTGAGAAGATCTGTCCGAAAAAAATCTCCGGCGATCGCTGGCTGGAGGTCCATGGCGAGGCCCACAAGCTGGGGATGAAGACGAACGCCACCATGCTCTACGGCCACATCGAGACGCCGGAGGAGCGGGTCGACCACCTGATCCGCCTGCGGGAGCAGCAGGACAAGACCGGCGGCTTTTTGACCTTTATTCCCCTGGCTTTCCATCCGAAAAATACGGAACTGGAGACGATGGGCCTGTCCCGCACGACCGGGTACGAGGATTTGAAGGTCCTCGCTGTGGCGCGGTTGATGCTCGATAACTTCGACCATATCAAGGCCTTTTGGATCATGATCGGGCCAAAACTGGCCCAGGTGTCGCTCGCTTTTGGCGTTGACGATATCGACGGCACCGTCGTGGAGGAGAAAATCACTCACGCCGCCGGCGCGGAAGCCGGGATGGTCATGACCCGGCGCGAACTGGTCGCCATGATTCGCGCAGCGGGACGGACGCCGCTGGAGCGGGACACCCTCTACAATATTGTGCGGAGGGAGTTTTAG
- a CDS encoding menaquinone biosynthesis protein — MIRLGRVDYLNVLPVYYAFESGAVPLTAEFVRGVPALLNGKFLSGELDITPISSIAYAGQPQAGWVLPDVSISADGRVASILLFTRRPIRELRGETLAVTTSSATSVALLKVLLARHYGVRCELSPQTPDLASMLADHPAALLIGDDALQAAEALRQGGLSGLGLHDVIDLGLVWKEMTGLPMVYALWAIRHDYVQRHHGEIERVAEAFRHARRWSDERRQEVLVEARRRYDFPVELLQDYFRTIRYDLDNLYQHAAETFFAEAAKVGVLPAPVKLKVWGQDEG, encoded by the coding sequence ATGATTCGATTGGGACGCGTGGATTACCTGAATGTGTTGCCCGTCTATTATGCCTTTGAATCGGGTGCCGTTCCCTTGACAGCCGAGTTTGTGCGCGGCGTGCCGGCCCTGTTGAATGGGAAGTTTCTATCGGGCGAACTCGATATCACGCCGATTTCCTCCATCGCTTACGCCGGCCAGCCCCAAGCCGGATGGGTGCTGCCCGATGTGTCGATCAGCGCCGACGGGCGGGTGGCGTCGATCCTGCTCTTCACACGCCGGCCGATCCGGGAATTGCGCGGCGAAACCTTGGCTGTCACCACCTCGTCGGCCACCTCGGTGGCGCTCCTGAAAGTGCTCTTGGCGCGCCATTACGGCGTTCGTTGCGAACTTTCGCCGCAAACGCCGGACCTGGCTTCCATGCTGGCCGATCACCCGGCGGCGCTGCTCATCGGCGATGACGCCTTGCAGGCCGCAGAGGCCTTGCGCCAGGGCGGCCTGAGCGGACTGGGGCTTCACGATGTGATCGACCTGGGTCTCGTCTGGAAGGAGATGACGGGGCTGCCCATGGTCTATGCCCTCTGGGCGATCCGCCACGACTATGTGCAGCGTCATCACGGCGAGATCGAACGGGTTGCGGAAGCATTCCGCCATGCCCGGAGATGGTCTGATGAGCGCCGGCAGGAGGTGCTCGTCGAGGCGCGGCGCCGCTACGACTTCCCGGTGGAACTGCTGCAAGACTATTTCCGGACGATCCGCTACGATCTGGACAATCTCTACCAGCACGCTGCCGAGACCTTTTTCGCGGAAGCGGCGAAGGTCGGCGTCCTGCCGGCGCCGGTGAAGCTAAAGGTGTGGGGTCAAGATGAGGGATAG